The genomic window gTCAATTTCACAAACTGTAGTATCTTATTAGCAGGAATGTGATTATCAATCTGGCCTGTATAATCTGCAAAAGCAATTTGCCATGGCAAAGACTGTGCAAATAAATTCTGAACTTGCTCTCTTGTTACGGGAACATGAATTGTACTAGGATCTATGCCAGTTAATTGTCTTGCCCTTTTTCTGATCTGAGTTATCAGTAAAATGATAAGTTCTAGATAGCTAGTGAGGGATTTAGTTTGCTGATTGGCTAAATGAATCCATTCTATGATGTGTTGACCCTGATGCAAAGCACCTGTGGGAGTATACCTTGTCTATAGAACAGATGCTATTAAGGGTAATGATGGATCAATTCTATACAATCTGGCTTTTGACACAGCTTCTTCCACTGCCTTTAACTCCTCCTCCGCTTTGGGAGAAAGTGTTCTAGGGGATGATAAAGTAGCGTCTCCCTTTAAAGTGGCATAGAGGTTTTCTAACTGTCCTGTAgagatttttaggaaaggtctgAGCCAATTAATATCACCTAACAATTTCTGGAAATCGTTCAACGTATTCAGGGAATCGCTACGAATCTCAATTTTCTGTGGTCGGATCTCTTGATCACACACTAGCGTTCCTAGGTACTTGTAAGGGGGCGTggtttgaatcttttccttagaGATTACCAGATTTGCCGCCCTTAAAGCTTTGGTGGCGTCTGTGAGCAATATCTCCACCTCGCCACTAGATGGCGCCGCTAacagaatgtcatccacatattGGATTATGTGATATTTTGCATGCTTATGTCTAACCTTTTCTAGGGCATTAGCTACATATTTCTGGCATAAACAGCTGCTTATACGCAAGCCCTGTGGCAAGCAGAGCCATTCGAACCTTTTGAAAGGAGTACTATAATTTATTGAGGGCACAGAGAATGCGAATCTGTGACAATCTTGGGGGGACAGGCggatattgaaaaaacaatcctTCAAATCTATAACTATCAGATTCCAGTTTATGGGAATCGGACCCGGGGAAGGTAATCCCGGTTGCCTTGTCCCCATGTCCACTAGCTGCTCATTGATCTTCCTAAGATCATGGACTAGCCTCCATTTCCCTGCCTTCTTTGGCACCAGAAAAATCGGTGTGTTCCAGGGACTGTTTGATTCTCGTATGTGACCTAAGCTTAATTGTTCCTGTATTATGGCCTCTAAATgtactaatttctccttagatATAGGCCATTGGTTAATCCAAATGGGTTTGGAATTTAACCATGTGAGAGGGTCAGCAAATAGCAGGGCGAAGCTTGCCGCACCCACAAATTCTGAGTGCATTTTGTCCGATGTGGTCAATGTTATGTTCATTGCGGACATCACCTCCCTGCCCCATAGAGACTGGGCAATATCTAACACATAAGGTTTAAATATACCTCTATGTCCATCACTATCAGACCACGATAAAGTAGTAGCTGATTGGAGAATATGCTCAGGAGTGCCTATGCCTATTAACTTCTGgtgaggttcaatgacttcccaTGATTCTGGCCAATCCATAGCAGAGATAACCCAGATGTCTGCTCCAGAGTCCAGAATACCTGAAATAACCCTGTCTTCTACAAACAAAGACATTACCATCCTATCCTGAGTCACTTTTTGAGACCAAAACAATACGTGCGCTGTGGGGTCAGAGCTGCTTTTTTGAAGCTAGCTCtttagagaaaaatcagcctCAGGGAATATGGTCAGGTAAGCTAGATTAGTGTCCTTTGAAATGCAAAATGCTGGCTTTGCAGCAGCCAGGATGTGGAGCCCATTTGTCTCCTTATCCTGaaacaatgtgggaaagatttcTAAACCTTTCCCAATGAGTTCAGGGTTGCCTAGTATTAACCCTTTAACACCTTGAGGTACTGGAAAACGAAAGCTAGCTGGAATCCAAGTAGGCTCTGACTTCTCTTTTAATACTATGCTTTCGGTTGCAATTATAGGGAATCGAAAAGAAAACTTCATGGTTCTGCCCTGATTTACTCCTGGGCTCAAGGCTGGCCCGAAGTCTAGTTTAACTGGGTGTTAGACCCTGTGTTGGGAAGACGTCGCTTATTGCCAGCTCTGCACTCAGAAGCCCAATGCCTACCCTTTCCGCATTTGGGGCAGATATCCAGAGCCTTTCCTGTTCTTTTATTTGGACATGCTCTACGATAGTGGCCTCTCCTGCCACACGCATGGCATTGCCCTTTAGGCATTCTCGGCTGCTCACGTACTGTTAAAACAGTTCGTGTCTCACCCATGCCTATGTCTTGGCATGCTCTCAAAAAATCTGTCAGGGTTCCTGTAGCTTTAATGGGAGCTAAGGCTCTTCTGGCCTGttcattagcatttaaaaaagtAAGGTCCCTAATGAGAACCTTAGCTGCCTCTTCCTGAGGAATATGTCTTCGGACTTCTGTACTGAGCCTATCCACAAAGTCAGCAAAAGATTCATTTTGCTTTTGGATAATCTCTGTGTACAGGCTCTCAGAATCCTTCCCAGGTAGGGCTCTCCATGCCCTAGTGGCAGCACTGGCTATCTGGTTAAAAACCTGCTCTGTCGCTGTAATTTGCCTAGCAATAGGTTCAAATTCTCCTTGTCCTACCAATTGTTCAAAGGGCACATTGATTCCTGCCTGCCTGTTCTCGGAGGCCTGCAGGGAACATAGATCATGGAATTTCAGCTTCCAGGTCAAATAGTCACCTCCGCTGAGGGCGGACTCGGCTGCCAGGTACCAGTCAGCTGGGGTGAGTGTCTGCTGGGTCAGATTGCTGAGGAGCGCTAATGTGAATGGAGCGATTGCCCCGTTTTTTGATACGCTGCTTCTGAGCATTTTCAAGACCTTACAGTCTATGGGCTTATGCTGAGCAATGCGTCTGTTGGCATCCTCAGGGTCCTCTATATACCTGACTGGGAAAGCAGAAATGTCCTCCTTGCCTTTTTGAGTAGGCGAGATCGGCTCATTCCTGAGTGAACCAGGCTTAGAAACCTCAGGTGAGCACGGTGGGGGCGGGGTGGCCACGAGAGAGGCTCGTGAAGCCAACCTGtagtctgggggggaggggaatgtgGAGGAGCCTGATTGTCTAAAGAGGGATACAGCTTTGGAGTTGCAAATGACTCCTTTGTATCACTCCCCTTAGAAGTATAGCCTGGGGCCTCTGGAGGATCCCTAGAGCATGCGGAacactctccttcccctcccccatcagtCGCCTCAGGAGCAGTGGGTTTGAGATCCTGCTTTCTCTGTGGAATCTGTGGAGTTTCCTTCTCCCCTGCATTAGATGTTTGAATAGCCAAATCCTCTAGAATAGTTCTGATAATTGACCAGGTGTTAAATACCATTTTCCTGACTCTGTTACCTTCCTTTTGATAGTCTTTCAAGCTTTGACCGATCCGGTCCCATTGTGCAACCTCTAGCGTTCCCATAGACGGAAATCCTGGGAAAGCGTTTTGAATTACCTTTAGCAAGGCTTTGATCTGCGCTTTGGAGACCTTCCTACCTTCCTGTTCAACCAACGACATGAGGAGTCGTATGTAACCTGCATGGGAGGAAATGGTCAAGCCCATCTCTGAGAACTACTCACCTTCTATTGGCCAGACCCGAAGGGATCGTCCTCTCGCTCTGTTCCACCTAGCCTGAGAAATCCTTCGCATCTTGGGGCTAGCCCTCCCAACTGCTGTGAGAAACAAGGATAGAATGCCACAAGAAAGTACCAGGTTCGAGACTTGGCATGTTGGGCGCCAGATGAAGCCTCCCGGCCCGCAAGAGGTttcaaggagagaagatagaaacaggatagaagttttagatcccgcgaagggcgtgaacgagccgactttagagatgtaaataattgagtcagtaatcaattattgattttcgggagccacagcctgccCCGACCACTGGTGGTTACTAattcaggctattcccatccaatggtctcaatttaacactgcactggtcagaggataatgctagctcagtaggaaaggagatcagaaactaaaggaggtagataatgctaggtattagcattggaagaaagagagagagaggaaggaaggaaggaaggaaggaaggaaggaaggaaggaaggaaggaaggaaggaaggaacgaaggaaggaaggaaggaaggcctggcctaaagaccaggcctcagggagaaagatagagaggagagagaaaggggagaaggtgCTCCTTTGCAAACCTGCCGGTGTCCTCCAAGTGGGCGGGCTGACTGTGACttgctcattttattctctttgatatacaaatgagctcaatacatattgatcagttacatgatacctcaatatatatggatgagttacctggcgtattgccattggataattgcaacctatgacaaggtgaaggtggggttattatactctgagacaaaggaaagcaaggtttcgcgcatAAACTTCAGTCACGCTGGAAATAGAGCTCTTTGCCATacgcaggatggccatgtgctcactcacaatccttgtctctccataatacctatgggctggactgctacacattttaaaatagataaataaaatattttgaaaatacaaaataacatgTTCAGGAAACTTCTGAAAATGTCAGGAATGCAAATTTCTCATTcaacaattataaatattaatgtcAATCAAGAATTTCAAAAAACATACTAAAAAAGTatccttattttaattttatacataaagaaactcagaagatttaaatgatttgtctagggtcactgAATTGAAAAGCATCAAAGTCAGGATAAGAACCCAGAGCTTAGTTTTAGAAAGTAAGAAATCCATTTAATTCACTTGTTACCCATAATTCCTAAGGCAAGACTATGTACATAACAACTCTTAATAATCTcttggaagaatgaaaagaattataAGGAAAATGGCCAAAAGGGTAAGTATCTCCAGATCAGAGAGATTCATTTTATCTTTgacttcttgggggggggggggggaattgttGCTGAAGAATGTGACCAAGGAGACCTCAGCCTACTGGGGTGAAGGAAAATCATTTCTTGATTCTGATGAAAAGGTGGGTCACAGCCTCTCTGATCTCCTTTGTCTTCACCCCATAAACAATGGGATTGAGCATGGGAGGCATCACCACATAGAGGTTCGCAAATAGAATGTGTACATGGAGTGGAATATTGTGTCCAAAACGGTGAGTCAGTACACTGAAGACACATGGGAAGTAAAATGTGAGGATGACAAAAATGTGGGAGCCACAGGTACTGAGGGCCTTGTGTCTGGCATCCTGAGAGGGCATCCGAAAGATGGCACGGAGGATCAGGGTATAGGACACTGCAATGAGTACCAAATCAGTGATCCCTATAACCATGGGTACAGAGAAACCATACCATATATTGACAGTGATGTCAGCACAGGACAGTCGAGCCACCCCAATGTGCTCACAGTATGAATGGGGAATCACATTGGTCCTACAGAAGGGTAATCTCTTTAGCAGGAAAATGACAGGGAAGATGATGCAGAAGCTCCGAACAACAATGGCTAAAGCCATTCTCCCCACAACAGGCAATGTCAAAATTACTGAATATCTCAGTGGGTCACAAATAGCTACATATCGATCAAATGCCATGGCCAGCAAGATGGCTGATTCCCCTTCAAACATCACATGGACAAAGAAGACTTGAGCTACACAAGCATCAAAGGTGATGTCCcgggaacagaaccagaagataGCCAAGGCTTTGGGTATAGTGGTAGTGGAGAGTAGAATGTCAGTGCCAGCCAACATGGAGAGAAACATGTACATGGGCTCATGGAGGCTGCGCTCAGTGACAATGACCAGAATCAGGACACTGTTCCCCAACACTGCAGTTGCATACATAAAGCAAAGGGGAATGGAAATCAACATGTGGTACCTCTCTAGGCCTGGGATGCCAAGCAGAACAAACACAGCAGGATGGAAGATGGTGTCATTGACATCCATCATGTTGGATTGTGGCTTCTCCTCCCTGAAACCAAAGGCAGACTGAAGAAGCAGCTGAGGAGCTTAATCCTGGTCCACCTCTTTGAAGAAGTCCTCCTCACCTATATTAGGGAAAAGGAGAGTGTGAGAAATGAAATAGGTTACTATGACCTGACTTAACTTCTGTTCTCTCAAAGTatgattcaaaaatgaaaattcaataaatatttgcaggTCACAGTGATAGTTGTGAAAGACCCAAAGGCTCTCATTTGAGACAGACGGATACATAGCAAAACATGTGTGCTCCCCACAgaatttttatttgtgtgtgatTAGCTAAATGCTCCATGAGCCACCCCGGCCtcatccacataaatcattataATAGCCTGATTACAAATCCACACTGGCTACCTAATTTTAAGCCCCTCCATTTGATTTCCAAGACCCTCTGAAATCTGGTCCCACACTACTACTCTCCACTTCCAGACACATCATGCTTATTCTTCCTTCAGGTCTACATTTCTCctgtttaaacacacacacacacacacacacacatacacacacacacacacacacacacacacagaaagagagagagagagagagagagagagagagagagagagagagagagagaaagattagcCCAATCCTACATGCTCTATGAAGCATGCTCAGTTAACTCCAGACTTATCTCTCCTCTTTTGGATTATGCGTATCATATTTATCCTGCACATTCATGAAGCTTAGTTATATTAAACATATTATTTCACTGTATCACTCCCCATTTCAGATGGGCAGAGAGAACCATGAAGATGGTGACTGAGTCATATTTTCTCTGTATCCACTTCCTTACACCTTACACCTGACCAAGGTTTAGCACAATTTGGATATACAGACGATGAGCAGCAAATTCTTATGAGATTATCTTCCTCGCTGAGTATCATAAACAATATCATACAGAATCATAACCTCTTGTGTAAGAAAATTGACTCTATTATCGCGTAAGACCATCACTCTCCAAAGATGAAGCCTTGGAGTCCAGGTTAGGTTTTCTCTCATCTGAGAATCAAAAACAAACCTTCCTCAAAATCCTCCTCAAGCAAGATTCCAGCTCAGGTTTTTATGACTTCAGGTCTTACACTTACCCTACTCTACCACCTAGACACAGGAAGAGACTTAAGAATCATATGCTAATACATTCTTGAATCTACAGACATAAAGAAGtttgttgggggggaggggggaataaagaggaggggaaaagaaattgaaggataaAATTTACTGGAATGATTCCATTTAGGAGCAAGAACAATTTTTTTACACACACTAAACTGACCAAATGTTTGATTAATTATTTAATCCATAGGATCCAATGAGGACAGAGAAGGAATGCTCATAGAAAAGGCAAAGTCATGGTAAttaaaatgtatgtattttttaatctAAGAGCCAAGAGCTAAAAAGAGAGCTCAGAGACACAATTGTCACTAAAGCCAAGGAAGGACAAAGTATCCAGAAGTAAGAGAATGATACTGTCAATGTATCAGCATTAAATTGTTCACAAAGGTCAAAGAGAGTGAGGACTAATAAAAAGCCATGAGTGCATTAGGATTTATTAATAGACATCTGTTATTAGGAAGCCATTCATTTCTTGTAAAGAAGAGCCTCCATAGATTGCTGAGGGCAACAACCATGTTACAAGGCTTTTCCTCCTTGACAGCAAAGGCAGACTTAGGAAGGGAGGACTGCTCCCCTTTATAtcccagggtttagcacagtacctaccTCCTAGTAAGTACttcatgaatgtttattgacaatgaagaagaaaattaagcCATAATGATTAAAGAAAATGTTTACAAACTTGAGGGCTAAAAGAGATACAGCCCTGTCACTTCACAAGggaggaagctgagacccagagaggggaacTGACTTGCTCAAAGTTCCAAAGGTTTTCCATGTCAGAACAGCATCCAGCCTGTCTAATGATTCCAAATCCTAAAGTCTTTCCAAGAAAGTATGGAGGCAGCAAATATGGGATGCTCTTGCAAGAATTAcagcagggaagggaaagagaaaaatcagacaAAAATAAGGGAATAAAATATCTGATGAAAACTTATTTGAGGTTTTGTGTAGGACTCAGGAGATTGAAGGCATAAGTAAAGGGGATGTTAGAGAAGGAGAGACTATATAtatctgaaaataaaaaagataagacATGGGGTCAAAAAGAAGGAGGGGattggatcaaggacacaggtagaAAGGTTAGTAAAACAAAGCATATCTAATTCTAGCTCAGAGGCAAGAGAGAAGAATAGGGATTGTAAAGATACAGAGAAATGCTGGTGTGAAGATGAGAGATATGATGTGAACTCCATCTCTCACTCAAATAAAAGTCAGGGTCCAGTACTAAAATAAAGCAGGTATAAGCATAGAGATTGAagattaaggaaaataaatgaataagagatgattaaaaataaaaccttccaAACTAGCACTGagcttcattctctttcttttctccctaagTCTCCTCAAGGATCATTTTCCCAGCTCTAAGGTCCCACTCCTTATACTCCAAATCCTAATGCAATGTCCTTTCATACCTACCCCCCAACAGGAATTTTCTTCTTAGAGGTTGACCTGAAGGTGAAAAGAGGCAACAATGAGAAGCTAAATAAGCtgatgggagagaggaagaagagtagaaggagaataaaaaatcatggaagagggaggggaaagatatGGCCCTTGGATATTGCTAAGAGGGAAATTGCTATCCCCTCTGGGTATGGGAGTTAAGGGACATACCTTAGGCTCAGAAACTAGAAAATGTcaagcctcttccttctccttggagCTGCTACTTCTGGAAACACTTCTAAGTATAAGGCCAGGGAGAGGAGAGCAATATGGTGACAGCCACTTCCTTAACTCTAAAGATGGATTTCTTGGTTAAATCACAAATAGAGATATAAAAACCAGCACCAGGTATTTTGCACTTCGGAGTGATAGACAATTAGTCCACATAACGAAATGAGGAAATCAGATATTACTTCAGATAGACATAATAATGATGAAGATGGACAATTTCTTTGCTTTGAATACAACAGATATTCACAATACAGAATTCACCCTCTCCTTGGCTTAACTCATTTCTTCCAGGAATCCCTATTGgttctcaaataaaatataaattctgctGGCATTTAGAGGACTTTACATTATGACTGCAGTTTCGCTTTCAAGAATGAGTCCCCATACTGCCCATCCCTTCTCTGTTCCAACTAAAATGGGATACTTGCTATTCCCCAAAGATAAGATCTCATCTTGTGATTCCTTCTTCCATTCATGGCTTCATGAAAGTTAAAGCCCATTCCTTGGAACagttccctcctcacctcctgaAATCTGTCCTTTAAGGCTCAACTCAGCGATCATCTTGCTCATGAGACCTTTTCTTACTCTTCCTTTCACCACCCCACACTATTCAATATATTATTTCTCATTTCATAGTCTTATTCCCAGAATATACCATAAAATGCCCTGCTaaagaagatatttaataaatgctttgtacCTGTCTTCCCTTCCAGGATCCACACTGAACAAAGCAAACACTTTGGCAGAAACTACTGAAAGACTGGCCTAGGTAAGCAGGAGTCAGAAAGGTTTTCCTTTCTGATAGCCTGAGCATCTAAACTACATACTGAAGACTGCTCTGAGGATCCTGAGACTTGCACAGAAGGTTCAGTGAATTAgtaagtaaatgaataaataaaatgaaagatatatttattaggcacctactgggGAAGCCACTATAACCATGTAGGATGGCGAAATTCCTAGTGGGAAAGAGTAATTTAGCATCACCAAGCAAAGAGTGAGAGCCTGGGAAAAGGAATGTGTGAACAAATGAATGATTTAGTAAATGCTTCCTATGTATAAAGAACTGTGTTAAAGactgaagataaaaatagaaagtcCAAAGAGTCCCTACCATCGGGGAGATGGCATTCTATTAGGTGAATATAAGCCATATAAGAGATTgtaaatcaaatagaaaattatataaGTACATAGTATATTCTATAGTACATGGGATGCTCTATAGTCCTTGATAGCAAAATTGATGGAAATCTCTATTCTCTGAAGTCAATTACACT from Monodelphis domestica isolate mMonDom1 chromosome 4, mMonDom1.pri, whole genome shotgun sequence includes these protein-coding regions:
- the LOC107649036 gene encoding olfactory receptor 52B2-like, translating into MMDVNDTIFHPAVFVLLGIPGLERYHMLISIPLCFMYATAVLGNSVLILVIVTERSLHEPMYMFLSMLAGTDILLSTTTIPKALAIFWFCSRDITFDACVAQVFFVHVMFEGESAILLAMAFDRYVAICDPLRYSVILTLPVVGRMALAIVVRSFCIIFPVIFLLKRLPFCRTNVIPHSYCEHIGVARLSCADITVNIWYGFSVPMVIGITDLVLIAVSYTLILRAIFRMPSQDARHKALSTCGSHIFVILTFYFPCVFSVLTHRFGHNIPLHVHILFANLYVVMPPMLNPIVYGVKTKEIREAVTHLFIRIKK